One genomic segment of Nonomuraea coxensis DSM 45129 includes these proteins:
- the dacB gene encoding D-alanyl-D-alanine carboxypeptidase/D-alanyl-D-alanine endopeptidase — protein sequence MARHDRLVMLATLAVLQVLTVVTGVYAMTTGFSLGALTRQTAPAEPKPEGSPPPAPVVTSGPVLAQLSVKSGGGPLPTKGTLTRQLTDALGDEALGKRVGAVVLDAATGERIFAANADTPVTPASTTKIVTCAAALASLGPDARLSTRVVQGARPDAVVLVGGGDPLLAGPSARPGYPKQASLATLAARTAAALKTRNVKKVTLTYDTSLFTGPATAPGWKPGYIPEGNVAPVHALAIDEGRQNPRSNTPRVSNPPAHAAAAFARLLGGQGIAVARTVRPGKAPAGAAELGRVDSAPVYALVEHTLTHSDNDLAEALARHVAIKEGQPASFEGGAKATIAVLQRLGAAQGVALSDASGLSTRNRISAAALAKLVAMAGSPASPDLHAVASGMPIAGFSGTLGNGRRFTGRDSRGQVGLVRAKTGTLNNVNTLAGLATTKDGRLVTFAFLADQVPINAEPVLDRLAAIVARS from the coding sequence GTGGCGCGGCACGACCGGTTGGTGATGCTGGCCACTCTCGCCGTGCTCCAGGTGCTGACGGTCGTCACCGGCGTGTACGCGATGACCACCGGCTTCAGCCTGGGCGCGCTGACGAGGCAGACGGCACCGGCCGAGCCGAAGCCGGAAGGGTCTCCTCCTCCCGCCCCCGTGGTCACCTCGGGGCCGGTGCTGGCCCAGCTTTCGGTGAAGTCAGGAGGCGGACCTCTCCCGACCAAGGGTACTTTGACGCGACAGCTCACCGACGCGCTGGGTGACGAAGCGCTCGGCAAACGGGTGGGCGCGGTCGTCCTCGACGCGGCGACCGGCGAGCGGATCTTCGCGGCGAACGCCGACACCCCGGTCACGCCCGCCTCCACCACGAAGATCGTGACCTGCGCCGCGGCGCTGGCCTCCCTCGGTCCCGACGCCCGGCTGTCCACCCGCGTGGTGCAGGGCGCGCGGCCCGACGCGGTCGTGCTCGTCGGCGGCGGCGACCCGCTGCTGGCCGGCCCTTCCGCCCGGCCGGGCTACCCGAAGCAGGCGAGCCTCGCCACCCTGGCCGCCCGTACGGCCGCCGCGCTCAAGACCAGGAACGTGAAGAAGGTCACCCTCACCTACGACACGTCCCTGTTCACCGGCCCCGCCACGGCCCCCGGCTGGAAGCCCGGCTACATCCCCGAGGGAAACGTGGCCCCCGTCCACGCGCTCGCCATCGACGAGGGCCGCCAGAACCCGCGCTCCAACACCCCCCGCGTCTCGAACCCGCCCGCCCACGCCGCCGCGGCCTTCGCCCGGCTGCTCGGCGGACAAGGGATCGCGGTGGCGAGGACGGTCCGGCCGGGCAAGGCCCCCGCCGGGGCCGCCGAGCTGGGCCGGGTCGACTCCGCGCCCGTCTACGCGCTGGTCGAGCACACCCTGACGCACAGCGACAACGACTTGGCCGAGGCCCTCGCCCGGCACGTGGCGATCAAGGAGGGGCAGCCGGCGTCGTTCGAGGGCGGGGCGAAGGCGACCATCGCGGTGCTCCAGCGGCTCGGCGCCGCCCAGGGCGTCGCGCTGTCCGACGCCAGCGGCCTGTCCACCCGCAACCGCATCAGCGCCGCCGCCCTCGCCAAGCTGGTGGCCATGGCGGGCTCGCCGGCCTCGCCCGACCTGCACGCGGTCGCCTCCGGCATGCCGATCGCGGGCTTCTCCGGCACCCTCGGCAACGGCCGCCGCTTCACCGGCCGCGACAGCCGCGGCCAGGTGGGCCTCGTACGCGCCAAGACCGGCACGCTCAACAACGTCAACACCCTGGCCGGGCTGGCCACCACGAAGGACGGCCGGCTGGTCACCTTCGCCTTCCTGGCCGACCAGGTGCCGATCAACGCCGAGCCCGTGCTCGACCGGCTCGCGGCCATCGTCGCGCGGTCTTGA
- a CDS encoding DUF3180 domain-containing protein → MSPTRPAHLVGILVAVALVTWAFLHRFYGDIAWLLPWTAIPTVLLLALGEAHSARATKARIARKPGTKPVEPLAVARLAALAKASAYAGAAFGGGFAGFALHTVGILDRQTPRSEFFVATGSFAACVVLVVAALYLEHACRVPKDPEDQQPQ, encoded by the coding sequence TTGAGTCCCACCCGTCCCGCCCACCTGGTCGGCATCCTCGTCGCCGTCGCGCTGGTCACCTGGGCCTTCCTGCACCGCTTCTACGGCGACATCGCGTGGCTCCTGCCGTGGACGGCGATCCCGACGGTGCTGCTGCTGGCGCTCGGCGAGGCCCACAGCGCGCGGGCCACCAAGGCCAGGATCGCCCGCAAGCCGGGCACCAAGCCGGTGGAGCCGCTGGCCGTGGCCCGGCTGGCGGCGCTCGCCAAGGCGTCGGCGTACGCGGGGGCCGCCTTCGGCGGCGGGTTCGCCGGCTTCGCGCTCCACACGGTGGGCATCCTCGACCGCCAGACGCCGCGCTCGGAGTTCTTCGTGGCGACGGGGTCGTTCGCGGCGTGCGTGGTGCTGGTGGTCGCGGCGCTCTACCTGGAGCACGCCTGCCGGGTGCCGAAGGACCCCGAGGATCAGCAGCCGCAATAG
- a CDS encoding zinc-dependent metalloprotease, giving the protein MQVIDWDLAVTTGTRLVRPGPQVSREEARQAVTELRTLSREAEGHVREFTKIHTETAPQPATIVDRPGWIRANVEGFRVVLEPLTDRVSNSANPPPAIVTAVGSRITGVEVGAVLAFLASRVLGQYELFLPPDPTGQEPAGRLTLVAPNIVHAEREMGVDPHDFRLWVCLHEETHRVQFTGVPWLREYVRSQMTEFLLASDLDLPTLLERLRGAADTVADVVRGGEGNLIDVIQSPAQKAILDRLTAVMTLVEGHGDYVMDAVGPSVVPSVAEIRGKFAHRREGGSRLDRTVRRLLGIEVKMKQYAEGSAFVHTVVGRVGMDGFNKIWTSSDTLPTTQEIADPGSWIDRVIGTPALPA; this is encoded by the coding sequence ATGCAGGTGATCGACTGGGATCTGGCCGTCACGACCGGCACGCGCCTCGTGCGCCCCGGTCCTCAAGTGAGCCGGGAGGAGGCCAGGCAGGCCGTCACCGAGCTCCGCACCCTGTCCCGTGAGGCCGAGGGGCACGTACGCGAGTTCACCAAGATTCACACCGAGACCGCGCCGCAGCCGGCCACCATCGTGGACCGGCCCGGCTGGATCAGGGCCAACGTCGAGGGCTTCCGCGTGGTGCTCGAACCGTTGACCGATCGCGTGAGCAACAGCGCCAACCCGCCGCCCGCCATCGTCACCGCCGTGGGCTCGCGCATCACCGGCGTCGAGGTCGGCGCGGTGCTGGCCTTCCTCGCCTCGCGCGTGCTGGGCCAGTACGAGCTGTTCCTGCCGCCCGACCCGACCGGCCAGGAGCCGGCGGGGCGGCTGACGCTCGTCGCGCCCAACATCGTCCACGCCGAGCGCGAGATGGGCGTCGACCCGCACGACTTCCGGCTGTGGGTGTGCCTGCACGAGGAGACCCACCGCGTGCAGTTCACCGGCGTGCCCTGGCTGCGCGAGTACGTCCGCTCGCAGATGACCGAGTTCCTGCTCGCCTCCGACCTCGATCTTCCCACGCTGCTCGAACGCCTGCGCGGCGCCGCCGACACCGTGGCCGACGTGGTGCGGGGCGGCGAGGGCAACCTCATCGACGTCATCCAGTCGCCCGCCCAGAAGGCCATCCTCGACCGGCTCACGGCCGTGATGACCCTCGTGGAGGGGCACGGCGACTACGTGATGGACGCCGTCGGCCCGTCCGTGGTGCCGTCGGTGGCCGAGATCCGCGGCAAGTTCGCGCATCGCCGCGAGGGCGGCTCCCGCCTCGACCGCACCGTGCGCCGGCTGCTCGGCATCGAGGTCAAGATGAAGCAGTACGCCGAGGGCTCGGCCTTCGTCCACACGGTCGTCGGCCGCGTGGGCATGGACGGCTTCAACAAGATCTGGACCAGCTCCGACACCCTGCCGACCACCCAGGAGATCGCCGACCCCGGCTCGTGGATCGACCGCGTGATCGGCACCCCGGCCCTGCCCGCCTGA
- the ftsH gene encoding ATP-dependent zinc metalloprotease FtsH encodes MDLKRFTRGPLLWILGIVVLLLLVTQLWSGGGNFKQADTSLVLQQIRAGNVSNAKVVDKDNRIEVTLKNPVTVRKGDQPTKLVQAYWVTGYGSKLTDELQAQVDAKRTDSFTTEVPQENLLVSILVSFLPIVIIVLIFLFIMNQMQGGGSRVMNFGKSKAKLITKDTPKTTFADVAGADEAIEELQEIKEFLQAPAKFQAIGAKIPKGVLLYGPPGTGKTLLARAVAGEAGVPFYSISGSDFVEMFVGVGASRVRDLFEQAKANAPAIIFIDEIDAVGRHRGAGLGGGHDEREQTLNQLLVEMDGFDVKGGVILIAATNRPDILDPALLRPGRFDRQVTVDRPDLEGRKGILKVHGRGKPFAPDVDLDTIARRTPGFTGADLANVINEAALLTARADQKLITMELLEESIDRVMAGPERKSRVMSDKEKKMIAYHEGGHALVAHALPNSDPVHKITILSRGRALGYTMTLPMEDKFLATRSEMMDQLAMLLGGRAAEELVFHEPTTGASNDIEKATAVARRMVTEYGMSEQLGARKFGTGQAEVFLGREMGHERDYSEKIASTIDEEVRRMIETAHDQAWDILVEYRDVLDNLVLELMEKETLSRQQVLEIFAPVVVREHRPSYAGYGKRLPSDRPPILTPKEKQSANGSLTGGHQDALPAGGDGV; translated from the coding sequence ATGGATCTCAAGCGATTTACACGTGGGCCACTGCTGTGGATCCTGGGCATCGTCGTGCTGCTCCTGCTCGTCACCCAACTGTGGAGTGGCGGCGGAAACTTCAAGCAGGCCGACACGTCCCTGGTGCTCCAGCAGATTCGCGCCGGCAATGTCAGCAACGCCAAGGTCGTCGACAAGGACAACCGCATCGAGGTGACGCTGAAGAACCCCGTCACGGTGCGGAAGGGCGACCAACCCACCAAGCTGGTCCAGGCCTACTGGGTCACGGGTTACGGCAGCAAGCTGACCGACGAGCTCCAGGCGCAGGTCGACGCCAAGCGCACCGACAGTTTCACCACCGAGGTGCCCCAGGAGAACCTCCTGGTGAGCATCCTGGTGAGCTTCCTGCCGATCGTCATCATCGTGCTGATCTTCCTGTTCATCATGAACCAGATGCAGGGTGGCGGCTCGCGGGTGATGAACTTCGGCAAGTCGAAGGCCAAGCTCATCACCAAGGACACCCCCAAGACCACCTTCGCCGACGTCGCGGGGGCCGACGAGGCCATCGAGGAGCTCCAGGAGATCAAGGAGTTCCTGCAGGCCCCGGCCAAGTTCCAGGCGATCGGCGCCAAGATCCCCAAGGGCGTGCTGCTCTACGGCCCGCCCGGCACCGGCAAGACCCTGCTGGCCCGCGCGGTCGCGGGCGAGGCGGGCGTGCCGTTCTACTCGATCTCCGGCTCCGACTTCGTCGAGATGTTCGTCGGCGTCGGCGCCTCCCGCGTGCGTGACCTGTTCGAGCAGGCGAAGGCCAACGCCCCGGCGATCATCTTCATTGACGAGATCGACGCGGTCGGCCGTCACCGCGGCGCCGGCCTCGGCGGCGGTCACGACGAGCGCGAGCAGACGCTCAACCAGCTCCTCGTCGAGATGGACGGCTTCGACGTCAAGGGCGGCGTGATCCTCATCGCCGCGACCAACCGGCCCGACATCCTCGACCCGGCGCTGCTGCGTCCCGGTCGTTTCGACCGGCAGGTCACCGTCGACCGTCCCGACCTGGAGGGCCGCAAGGGCATCCTCAAGGTCCACGGCCGGGGCAAGCCGTTCGCTCCCGACGTCGACCTCGACACCATCGCCCGCCGCACCCCCGGGTTCACCGGCGCCGACCTGGCCAACGTGATCAACGAGGCCGCCCTGCTCACCGCGCGGGCCGACCAGAAGCTGATCACGATGGAGCTCCTCGAGGAGTCGATCGACCGTGTCATGGCAGGGCCCGAGCGCAAGTCGCGGGTCATGTCCGACAAGGAGAAGAAGATGATCGCCTACCACGAGGGCGGTCACGCGCTGGTGGCGCACGCGCTGCCCAACTCGGACCCGGTGCACAAGATCACGATCCTGTCCCGCGGCCGCGCGCTCGGCTACACGATGACGCTGCCGATGGAGGACAAGTTCCTCGCCACCAGGTCCGAGATGATGGACCAGCTCGCGATGCTGCTCGGCGGCCGCGCGGCGGAGGAGCTCGTCTTCCACGAGCCCACCACCGGCGCCTCCAACGACATCGAGAAGGCCACGGCGGTCGCCCGCCGCATGGTGACCGAATACGGCATGAGCGAGCAGCTCGGCGCCCGCAAGTTCGGCACCGGCCAGGCCGAGGTGTTCCTCGGCCGCGAGATGGGCCACGAGCGCGACTACTCCGAGAAGATCGCCTCCACGATCGACGAGGAGGTCCGCCGGATGATCGAGACGGCGCACGACCAGGCGTGGGACATCCTGGTCGAATACCGCGACGTGCTCGACAACCTGGTCCTTGAGCTGATGGAGAAGGAGACGCTCTCCCGCCAGCAGGTCCTGGAGATCTTCGCGCCGGTGGTCGTCAGGGAGCACCGTCCGTCCTACGCGGGATACGGCAAGCGCCTGCCCTCCGACCGGCCGCCCATCCTGACGCCGAAGGAGAAGCAGTCGGCCAACGGCTCGCTGACCGGCGGCCACCAGGACGCGCTGCCGGCCGGCGGCGACGGCGTCTGA
- the folP gene encoding dihydropteroate synthase — translation MGVVNVTPDSFSDGGLWFDEAAAIRHGFELVDEGADLVDVGGESTRPGAARVSLEEELARVVPVIRALAAEGVAVSVDTMRAEVARAAVDAGARLVNDVSGGLADPEMPRVVAATGVSYVVMHWRGHSHDMHTRAVYRDVVGEVREELSKRVSLVLAEGVSEEQIVLDPGLGFAKNAEHNWALLAGIPQLAELGYPLLIGASRKRFLGRLLADPDGTPRPFSRSDDATLAVTALAAQAGAWCVRVHEVGPNADAVRVAAAWTRAGAGT, via the coding sequence ATGGGCGTGGTCAACGTGACCCCCGACTCCTTCTCCGACGGCGGCCTCTGGTTCGACGAGGCGGCCGCGATCAGGCACGGCTTCGAGCTGGTCGATGAGGGGGCCGACCTCGTCGACGTGGGCGGCGAGTCCACCCGTCCCGGCGCGGCCAGGGTGTCGCTGGAGGAGGAGCTGGCGCGGGTCGTCCCGGTGATCAGGGCGCTGGCCGCCGAGGGCGTGGCCGTCAGCGTCGACACCATGCGCGCCGAGGTGGCGCGGGCCGCGGTCGACGCCGGCGCGCGGCTGGTCAACGACGTCAGCGGCGGGCTGGCCGATCCGGAGATGCCGCGCGTGGTGGCGGCGACCGGCGTCTCCTACGTCGTGATGCACTGGCGCGGCCACAGTCACGACATGCACACCCGGGCCGTCTACCGCGACGTGGTCGGCGAGGTGCGCGAGGAGCTGAGCAAACGGGTGAGCCTGGTGCTGGCCGAGGGCGTGTCGGAGGAGCAGATCGTGCTCGACCCCGGCCTCGGCTTCGCCAAGAACGCCGAGCACAACTGGGCGTTGCTGGCCGGCATCCCCCAGCTGGCCGAGCTGGGCTATCCGCTGCTCATCGGGGCGTCGCGCAAGAGGTTCCTGGGGCGGCTGCTGGCCGACCCCGACGGCACACCCCGGCCGTTCAGCCGGAGCGACGACGCCACCCTGGCCGTGACCGCCCTGGCGGCTCAGGCGGGCGCTTGGTGCGTACGCGTGCACGAGGTCGGCCCCAACGCCGACGCGGTGCGCGTGGCCGCCGCATGGACACGAGCGGGAGCAGGCACATGA
- the folE gene encoding GTP cyclohydrolase I FolE, producing MKQAPPEHFVTQHDVDLARIEKAVREILAAIGEDPDRDGLVETPARVARAMAEQFSGLGQTPEDVLNKVFDVDHDEMVLVRDIEVYSTCEHHLVPFHGLAHVGYIPNQRGQVTGLSKLARLVDVFARRPQVQERMTSQIADALMRVLEPRGVIVVVECEHLCMTMRGVRKPGAKTVTSAVRGDFRTSDKTRSEAMALILGR from the coding sequence CTGAAGCAAGCACCACCGGAGCACTTTGTGACACAGCACGACGTCGACCTCGCCCGCATCGAGAAGGCCGTCCGCGAGATCCTCGCCGCCATCGGCGAGGACCCCGACCGCGACGGCCTGGTCGAGACCCCCGCCCGCGTGGCCAGGGCGATGGCCGAGCAGTTCTCCGGCCTCGGCCAGACGCCTGAGGACGTGCTCAACAAGGTGTTCGACGTCGATCACGACGAGATGGTGCTCGTCAGGGACATCGAGGTCTACTCGACCTGCGAGCACCACCTGGTCCCGTTCCACGGCCTGGCCCACGTCGGCTACATCCCCAACCAGCGGGGCCAGGTGACGGGCCTGTCCAAGCTGGCCAGGCTGGTGGACGTCTTCGCCCGCCGGCCGCAGGTGCAGGAGCGCATGACGTCCCAGATCGCCGACGCGCTGATGCGGGTGCTGGAGCCGCGCGGCGTGATCGTGGTCGTCGAGTGCGAGCACCTGTGCATGACCATGCGCGGAGTGCGCAAGCCGGGCGCCAAGACCGTGACCTCGGCGGTCCGCGGCGACTTCCGCACGAGCGACAAGACCCGGTCCGAGGCGATGGCGCTCATCCTCGGCAGGTGA
- the folK gene encoding 2-amino-4-hydroxy-6-hydroxymethyldihydropteridine diphosphokinase produces MKTVIALGSNLGNRFQILQGAVDALFDAPGLKFVKASPVYETDPVGGPEGQDPYLNAVVVAETRLEPRTLLERALSVENAFGRVRAERWGPRTLDVDLIVVGETVCDDPDLTLPHPRAHERAFVLVPWLEADPTAVVPGRGRVVDLLAGLDRQGVRPRPDLTLQRPD; encoded by the coding sequence ATGAAGACCGTCATCGCACTCGGCAGCAACCTGGGCAATCGCTTCCAGATCCTTCAGGGAGCGGTCGACGCCCTGTTCGACGCGCCGGGCCTGAAATTCGTCAAGGCGTCCCCGGTCTACGAGACCGATCCGGTGGGCGGCCCCGAGGGGCAGGACCCCTACCTCAACGCGGTCGTTGTCGCCGAGACCAGGCTGGAGCCGCGCACCCTGCTGGAGCGGGCGCTCAGCGTCGAGAACGCCTTCGGGCGGGTGCGGGCCGAGCGCTGGGGGCCGCGCACGCTCGACGTCGATCTCATCGTCGTGGGCGAGACCGTCTGCGACGACCCCGACCTGACGCTGCCGCACCCGCGGGCGCACGAGCGGGCGTTCGTGCTGGTGCCGTGGCTGGAGGCCGACCCCACGGCCGTCGTGCCCGGCCGCGGCCGGGTGGTCGACCTGCTGGCCGGGCTCGACCGGCAGGGTGTGCGGCCGCGGCCCGACCTGACGTTGCAGAGGCCCGATTGA
- the tilS gene encoding tRNA lysidine(34) synthetase TilS, which yields MVGPHPAVADVRRAVREAIADLPRGSLVLAACSGGADSTALAAALAFTAGRAGLRGGLLTVDHRLQEGSGERARAVAAQGERLGLAPAEVLTVTVGTAGGPEAAAREARYAALAAAADRHGAAAVLLGHTRDDQAETVLLGLARGSGPRSLSGMAARAGRYRRPFLDLPRATTVAACKALRLDPWDDPHNEDPRYTRVRVRRRVLPVLEEELGPGVADALARTARLAREDADALDEWAGSAYQDCALSDIDGFVTLSVAELERLPDAVRRRVLRRAAIAAGAPSGALSATHVMAVDRLVTRWHGQKPADLPGGLSAARRYGTLVLAKSPHT from the coding sequence ATCGTGGGTCCCCATCCAGCCGTAGCCGACGTCCGCAGGGCCGTGCGGGAGGCGATCGCCGATCTGCCGCGCGGGTCCCTGGTGCTGGCGGCGTGCAGCGGCGGGGCCGACTCGACCGCGCTGGCCGCGGCGCTGGCGTTCACCGCCGGGCGCGCCGGGCTGCGCGGCGGGCTGCTCACCGTCGACCACCGGCTCCAGGAGGGCTCGGGAGAGCGGGCGCGGGCGGTCGCCGCCCAGGGGGAGCGGCTGGGGCTGGCCCCGGCCGAGGTCCTCACCGTCACGGTGGGCACGGCGGGCGGTCCCGAGGCGGCGGCCAGGGAGGCCCGTTACGCCGCGCTCGCCGCCGCCGCCGACCGGCACGGCGCCGCGGCCGTGCTGCTCGGTCACACCAGGGACGACCAGGCCGAGACCGTGCTGCTCGGGCTGGCCAGGGGGAGCGGGCCGCGTTCGCTGTCCGGGATGGCGGCACGGGCCGGTCGTTACCGCCGCCCCTTTCTCGACCTGCCGAGGGCCACCACGGTGGCGGCCTGCAAGGCGCTCCGCCTCGACCCATGGGACGACCCCCACAACGAGGACCCCCGCTACACCCGGGTCCGCGTCCGCCGCCGGGTGCTGCCCGTGCTGGAGGAGGAGCTCGGGCCGGGGGTGGCGGACGCGCTCGCGCGGACCGCCAGGCTGGCCCGCGAGGACGCCGACGCGCTCGACGAATGGGCCGGCTCGGCCTACCAGGATTGCGCTCTAAGCGATATCGACGGGTTCGTGACCCTCTCCGTGGCGGAGCTGGAGCGGCTGCCGGACGCCGTAAGGCGGCGGGTGCTGCGCCGGGCGGCCATCGCCGCGGGAGCGCCCTCGGGGGCGCTCTCGGCGACGCACGTGATGGCCGTGGACCGGCTGGTCACACGGTGGCACGGGCAGAAGCCGGCCGACCTGCCCGGGGGTCTGAGCGCCGCGCGGCGGTATGGCACCCTGGTTCTCGCCAAGAGTCCCCACACCTAA
- the hpt gene encoding hypoxanthine phosphoribosyltransferase, with amino-acid sequence MDAADMGNDLEKVLISEDDLQARIKELAGRIDDDYAGKDILLVGVLKGAVMVMADLARALHVPVQMDWMAVSSYGAGTRSSGVVRVLKDLDTDILDRHVLIVEDIIDSGLTLHWLLENLKSRNPASLEICTALRKPDAVKVPIDVKYVGFDIPSEFVIGYGLDYAERYRNLPFIGTLAPHVYR; translated from the coding sequence GTGGACGCTGCCGACATGGGCAATGACCTGGAGAAAGTGCTCATCTCCGAGGACGATCTCCAGGCCAGGATCAAAGAGCTGGCCGGGCGCATCGACGACGACTACGCGGGCAAGGACATCCTGCTCGTGGGCGTGCTCAAGGGCGCCGTCATGGTGATGGCCGACCTGGCCAGGGCCTTGCACGTGCCGGTGCAGATGGACTGGATGGCGGTGTCGTCCTACGGCGCGGGCACCAGGTCATCCGGGGTCGTCCGCGTGCTGAAAGACCTGGACACCGACATCCTCGACCGCCATGTGCTGATCGTCGAGGACATCATCGACTCGGGGCTGACGCTGCACTGGCTGCTGGAGAACCTGAAGTCGCGCAATCCCGCCTCGCTGGAGATCTGCACCGCGCTGCGCAAACCCGACGCCGTGAAGGTGCCCATCGACGTCAAATACGTGGGCTTCGACATTCCCAGCGAGTTCGTCATCGGTTATGGGCTGGACTACGCCGAGCGTTACCGCAACCTGCCGTTCATCGGCACTCTCGCGCCCCACGTTTACCGATAG
- a CDS encoding inorganic diphosphatase, which produces MEFDVVVEIPKGQRNKYEVDHETGKIRLDRLLFTSTQYPADYGFIENTLGEDGDPLDALVLLQEPTFPGCYITCRAVGMFRMTDEKGGDDKVLCVPATDPRMHHIQDIHHVSEFDRLEIQHFFEVYKDLEPGKSVEGANWVGRAEAEAEIERSFQRLKESGGHH; this is translated from the coding sequence GTGGAGTTCGACGTTGTCGTTGAGATTCCCAAGGGGCAACGGAACAAGTACGAAGTGGACCACGAAACCGGGAAGATCAGGCTCGACCGGCTGCTGTTCACCTCCACGCAGTACCCCGCCGACTACGGCTTCATCGAGAACACCCTCGGCGAGGACGGCGACCCGCTGGACGCCCTGGTCCTGCTCCAGGAGCCGACGTTCCCCGGCTGCTACATCACCTGCCGGGCCGTCGGCATGTTCCGCATGACCGACGAGAAGGGCGGCGACGACAAGGTCCTGTGCGTGCCCGCCACCGACCCGCGGATGCACCACATTCAGGACATCCACCACGTCTCGGAGTTCGACCGGCTGGAGATCCAGCACTTCTTCGAGGTCTACAAGGACCTGGAGCCCGGCAAGTCCGTCGAGGGCGCCAACTGGGTCGGCCGCGCCGAGGCCGAGGCCGAGATCGAGCGCTCCTTCCAGCGGCTCAAGGAGTCCGGCGGGCATCACTGA
- the folB gene encoding dihydroneopterin aldolase, with protein sequence MSLDRIALKGLRVHGRHGVLAAERELGQEFVIDATLFLDTAPAAAGDDLTATVHYGELAEELAQVVAGEPVRLIETLAQRLAEVCLAREPVRKVEVSVHKPAAPIPLPFDDVIVTIERSRP encoded by the coding sequence TTGAGCCTTGACCGCATCGCGCTCAAGGGCCTGCGGGTCCACGGGCGGCACGGCGTGCTCGCGGCCGAGCGGGAGCTGGGCCAGGAGTTCGTCATCGATGCCACGCTGTTCCTCGACACCGCGCCGGCCGCGGCCGGCGACGACCTCACGGCGACCGTCCACTACGGCGAGCTGGCCGAGGAGCTGGCCCAGGTGGTGGCGGGCGAGCCCGTGCGCCTCATCGAGACGCTGGCGCAGCGCCTGGCCGAGGTGTGCCTGGCGCGCGAGCCCGTGCGCAAGGTCGAGGTGAGCGTGCACAAGCCGGCGGCGCCCATCCCGCTGCCCTTCGACGACGTGATCGTGACGATCGAGCGGAGCCGCCCATGA
- a CDS encoding nuclear transport factor 2 family protein: MSVDTAAIETVNQEFYTAIEGGDLDKMTEIWAEDTADDQVSCVHPGWALLTGRSEVLRSWALIMANTTYIQFVLTDVNTTVLGDVAVLTCVENILTAGDEGEASFAAGKVVASNVYLRTSQGWRLWMHHGSPVLQGDDDEEEDGELEP; the protein is encoded by the coding sequence ATGAGCGTCGACACGGCCGCCATCGAGACGGTCAACCAGGAGTTCTACACCGCCATCGAAGGCGGTGACCTCGACAAGATGACCGAGATCTGGGCCGAGGACACCGCCGACGACCAGGTGAGCTGCGTGCACCCCGGATGGGCGCTGCTGACCGGGCGGTCCGAGGTGCTGCGTTCGTGGGCCTTGATCATGGCCAACACGACCTACATCCAGTTCGTGCTGACCGACGTCAACACGACCGTGCTGGGCGACGTGGCCGTGCTCACCTGCGTCGAGAACATCCTCACCGCCGGCGACGAGGGAGAGGCGAGCTTCGCCGCCGGCAAGGTGGTCGCCAGCAACGTCTACCTCCGCACCTCCCAGGGCTGGCGGCTGTGGATGCACCACGGCTCGCCGGTGCTCCAGGGCGACGACGACGAGGAGGAGGACGGCGAGCTTGAGCCTTGA